Proteins encoded in a region of the uncultured Paludibaculum sp. genome:
- a CDS encoding methyltransferase domain-containing protein produces the protein MHAQSHRSDARILGRRTLEQDHRRLVELLRPGLSVLDVGCGVGSITAGIAEAVGPTGHVVGIDRDAAHVESARARYGHVAHLRFELGDATSLEFHGEFDIVTAARTLQWIADPRAAVSRMTRAAKRDGVVVVLDYNHAENAWSPEPPREFRAFYQAFLNWRAARGWDNQMARNLPALFSAAGLVEVETSIEDEVVERDTPGFEEKAKIWSEVIENLRTQLRDDGFCSEDELRAAGSAYTRWVAAHLQRQTLVLRAVTGRVP, from the coding sequence ATGCATGCGCAATCGCATCGTTCCGACGCGCGGATTCTGGGCCGGCGCACTTTGGAGCAGGATCATCGACGTCTGGTTGAGTTGCTACGCCCCGGGCTCAGCGTGCTCGACGTGGGTTGTGGAGTCGGTTCCATCACGGCGGGCATCGCCGAAGCCGTAGGTCCGACGGGCCACGTGGTGGGGATCGATCGGGACGCGGCTCATGTGGAGAGCGCGCGTGCGCGGTATGGCCATGTGGCCCATCTGCGATTCGAGTTGGGAGATGCCACAAGTCTTGAGTTTCACGGCGAGTTCGATATTGTGACGGCGGCCCGCACCCTGCAATGGATTGCGGATCCGCGGGCCGCGGTCTCAAGGATGACCCGAGCAGCGAAACGTGATGGCGTTGTGGTGGTGCTTGACTACAACCACGCGGAGAACGCCTGGAGCCCGGAGCCGCCGCGCGAGTTCCGCGCGTTCTATCAGGCGTTTCTGAATTGGCGGGCGGCGCGTGGTTGGGACAATCAGATGGCGCGGAATCTGCCTGCGCTGTTCTCAGCCGCGGGGTTGGTGGAGGTTGAGACCTCAATCGAGGACGAGGTGGTGGAGCGCGACACGCCTGGCTTCGAGGAGAAGGCGAAGATCTGGTCCGAGGTCATCGAGAACCTCAGAACGCAGCTGAGGGACGATGGGTTCTGTTCTGAGGACGAATTGCGTGCGGCCGGCTCCGCATATACCAGATGGGTCGCAGCTCATTTGCAGCGCCAGACGCTGGTGCTGCGTGCGGTGACCGGGCGTGTACCCTAG